The Sinomicrobium kalidii region ACGATGTGGCCTCGTCCAGTACCAGGATCTCGGGTTGCTTGTACAATGCCCGTGCAATGGCGATACGTTGTTTTTGCCCGCCCGAAAGCGTAGCACCGTTTTCGCCGAGATAGGTGGCAAAGCTATTGGGCAGGTTTTCAACAAAGGACAATATTCCTATACTCTTACATATTTTCATGATCCTTTCCATATCGGGCTGAAATTCTCCCACGGCAATATTTTCCACTACGTTACCGCCAAAAAGGTCTATTTTCTGGGGTACTACGCCTACGATATCTCTCAGGCTGGTATTTTCTATGTATTTCAGGTCGTATTCGCCTATGGTGATCTTACCTTTCTGTATAGGGTAGATATTCTGTAACAGGGAGATCAATGTGGATTTCCCCGAACCGCTCTCGCCGATTACCGCAGTGATCTTGCCCTTGGGAATATCAAGAGAAAAATCTTTAAAGACTTCAACACGGGTGCCGTAACGGAAATGCACCTTTTTAAAGGCAATATCCCCGATGTTCTCCCTGGTAAGTTTTATTTTGTCACCCTTTTCCTCGCGTTCCAGGTCCATAATCTCAAACAAACGGTCGGCAGCGATCCAGGCATTCTGGATTTGCTTGTTGGCATCTACAAGTTTGGCCACCGGGCCCGTAAAATACCCGATAATGGCATAAAAGGAAAGCAATTCCCCGGGTGTGATTTCCCGGTCTATAACGAAATAGGAACCGCTCCACAACAGGATAATGGTAAAGAGCTGGGAAATGAAAGTAGAGGAGGTTGTGGAAAAAACAGTGTTCAGGGCCGATTTATAACCGATGTTCAACAGGTTGATAAACCGGGCCTCGGTTTTAATATTGGCAAAGTATTCCAGTCCGAAACGCTTTATGGTACCGACGGAATTGAGCGATTCCACCAACTGGCTTTCGAGGTCTGCCGCACGCTCCATAACTTTTCGTTCTGCTTTTTTGTTAAGCCTGTTGGTAAGGATGTAAATCCCTATATACAACGGAATAATGGCCAGCATAATCAGTGCCAGCTTCCAGTAATAAAAGAACATCAGGGCAAAGGAGAAAATAAGGATCAGTACGTTTACGGTAAGGCTCAGTGCCACTCCGTTGATAAAGGTCCGTATTTTTACCGCATCGTTTATCCGGGAAATGATCTCTCCCACCCGCATGGTATCGAAGAACTGCTGCGGGAGTTTCAACAGGTGTTTGTAGTAACCGAGAATAAGGCGTGCATCTATCTGTTGTCCGGTTTTTATGAGAAATGTATCTTTAAATATCCCGACCACGATCTGCAGGACGAGGAGGATGAGCATTACCACACTGAGCAGGTTCAACAGCTTGATATTGCCTCCCGTAAGCACGTAATCGGTGATCTTCCCCAGGTAAATTGATGTGGAAAATCCCAGAAGGGTGACGATTAATGCCCCGAAAAATGCCTGTATGAGTACGAATTTGTGCGGCCTGAGTAAAAACCAGAACCTTTTCATCGAAGAAACTTTTTCATTGCCTTCGGAAAAACTCTCATCGGGCATGAGAAGGGCAAGGACCCCGGTCCATTCCTCCTTGAATTCCTCATGGGTCTTCTTGTGCATTTTCCCGTCTCCGGGATCCATGACAAGCACGTGTTTTTTGGTCACTTCATACACTACCACATAATGATGCAGTACTTTCCTGACGATAACGTGTGCTATGGCCGGTTTCGGTATTTTAAAAAGACTGTTGATATCGCCACGGACGCCTTTGGCCTCAAATCCGAGTTTCTGGGCGGCCTCAATTAGTCCCAGTACATTGGTTCCCTTTTTATCGGTACTGGCATACTGGCGTATCCGGGCAATGGGTATCTGAAGGTTATAGTGTGCTGCAACAGATGCCAGGCAGGTGGCACCGCAATCGGTAATATCGTGTTGTTTTATGATGGTTTTTTTCTTTGCCATAGTCAAATTCAGGTTTGGGCCGGCAAAGTAACATCATTAACTGCAAAAAACATGCAGAGAAATATTTTTTATGTTTTATCTCCAAACAAAAAAGGCTATTTCCCATATGGAAAATAGCCCTACACCTTTAATTGAAGCTTTTATTTAGACTTCAGCATCGGCAGAAACAGAAACGGAAATGCCCCCGAGAAGTTGCGCTACCAGGGATACAACTCCACCTACTATACCGGCAACATTACTTACCACACCTCCGATAAGGTTACCTACACCTCCTGTACCTATGGTAATGGTCAGTCCTCCGTTGGTTTCGTTCATTTCTGTGGAATTCAGTTCCTGAACACCGTAATTTTCAAGATTTTTCATAATTGGAATTAAGTTAAGTTAATAAAACAAAAAAAGCGCAATATCCGTAACGGTTCCGGTTAGTTTTCTAATGTACCAAACCATTAGAACATTGCCGCAAAACAAGATTTTAAGGTGCACAAAATATCGTTTCGCATCAGCTAAGATAGTGGTATTCGCTGCACAAACCTTGCAGTTTTAGTCCCCGATTTCCTTTCCTGTATTTTTCTTACATCCCAAAAAAGAAAAAGCTGCTCTTTACGTAAAGAGCAGCTTTGCCTTGATTTCCGTTAAATAATTCCTTACAGATCGAGTCCGCCTATAAAACCTGCTACATATTCTGCAACAGCAACGGCAGCCGACTGTACGGCATCCACAACGATGTTAACAACACCCAGGGCCAGGCCAAGTGCATCGCCCAGGTCTACAGTTATACCTCCGTTGATTTCATTCAATTCAGTTGTGTTCAACTCCTGAACTCCGTAGTTTTCCAGATTTTTCATGATTAAAATAATTAAGTTAAGTTATACATTAAGATTATGATTATTATCCCATACTCACAATAATACGGGAAAATAGAAAATACAAAACAGAATGTGCCGAAATTGTCTTGCCTTGCTAAATTAACAGTGTTCTCTGAATAAACCTTGCAGTTTTATATTTTTCTGACACACTACATTAAAAAAGGATGGCTTCAAGAAACCATCCTTTTTTTACTGATGAATGTAAAAATTACAGGCCTCCGAGAAGACCGCCCAGCAGTCCGCTCACCAGGTCTACAACTGTTCCTACAACTCCGGTAACGGTTCCGATAACTCCGGTTACCAGATCCAGAACTCCGTCAAGGTCTCCTAAAAGTCCTCCGTTTACTTCATTCAATTCTTTAGCGTTCAGTTCCTGAACTCCGTAGTTTTCCAGATTTTTCATAATAAATCAAGTTAAGTTATACAAAAGTTTTAGATGTTTTCTCCTTCTTTCCAAAACAATAAGAGTTTGTCACCGATCTGTTGTTCAAATCAAAACATCTGTCTCCTATCCTTCCGGAAAGTCGTTCACATAGTTTTGCACGGTTTGCACCGCAGCATTCATATATCCCAGACTATATTGAGAATACCATTGCGTAGAGTGAGCGCATCTCCAGGGTTTATTCCACCATCGACCGCGCTCAATTCAGCAGGTTGTAACTCGCGAATTCCGTAATTCTCAAGATTATTCATGGCAATACGATCCGGTTCATTTTACAGCTTTCATGAATGAAATCCAAAGAAGCAAAAACGGCTTCCCTGAATTGACCCTGAAGCTATGCTAAGTTAATGGTATTCACTGCATAAACCTTGCAGTTTGCCATCTTTTTCGGATAATGGGCAAATAAAAACCGGATATCCCTGCCTGGAATACCCGGTTCTTTATTTTTTCAGATCGGTGTATGTGGCTTATAATCCGCCCAACAGACCTCCTAAAAGTCCTGTTACCGTATTAAGCACGGTTCCTACTACACCTACAACAGTGTTAACAACACCACCTATCAGGTCTGTTATACCGTCAAGGCCTCCGAGCAGACCGCCGTTGGTTTCGTTCATTTCTTTTGCGTTTAATTCCTGAACACCGTAGTTGTCTAAATTTTTCATGATTTTGATTTAAATTAGGTTATACAAAAAGTTCATTAAAAATGCATCAGCGTTTTGGCTGTATCTTATCTCCAAAACGGGCACTGCTTTCAAAACAGTCAGTTGTGCACCTTCTTGTTTTGCTTTGCTAAGGTAGGCTTGTTCACTGCACAAACCTTGCAGTTTCATTCTTTTATTCGGTATAAAACAAAAAACCGCATCAAAAGAAAACCCATGAGTCCCCGGACTTTTCAATCCCGGAAAACCAAGCTTCCTTTTAATACGGCTATGTAATCTGTTTCCGGTGTGTCCTACAGGTCTACAACTCCGGTGATAATACCCAGGGTGAGCTCAACAACGCTTCCTACTACGGAAACAATTCCGCCAACCACACCTGTTACGGTACCGAGAACTCCGGTTACCAGGCCAATAACTCCACCGAGGTCTAAACCTCCGTTAACTTCCTGTAATTCTTTTGCGTTCAATTCCTGAACGCCGAAATTTTCCAAATTTTTCATGACAATAAATAAGTTAAGTTATACATAAATTTGAGGCGCAATACTGAAACAATACTACTTCAAAACAAAGTTTTGGCACATTTGTTTTACCTTACTAAGATAGTATTGTACCCTGCATGAACCTTGCAGTTTGTATTTTATTTGTCAAAAAATAACTCCCGCCGAAAATTTCGGTAAGCTCATTGTCTTTCAGAACAGTAACGGAAACCGTGACTTTAAGGTCAAAATCGTCCTCGTAAAAATAGGTTTTGTGGACTCTGCTGTAAGAAACGGGGGCATCTATATCTTTGAGCTGCTCGATAAGCTGATACACCTTTCGTTCACTGACCTGCATCAGCCTCGCCAATTGCGGTGGCGATCCCGTAGCCTCTTTTACGATAAGCTGATGTAGTTGTTGCAGTCTTTCAAGATTCTTCAAATTGTTCATTATCTAAAAGGGGTTTAGATGGTTTTGGTTTAGTTCCATTATAAAAAGTTAACGCTCTTCAGTTCTGCTGTGCCCTTGACGGATTGAGCCAGTCATCTACCTTGTCATACAGCAGGTCGAACAGCGACCGTTCGGTAAGTTTGAAATTCGCTGTAAGTGTCATTCCCTTTTTCAGGTTACCCTTAAATCCGTTCTTTAACTGGAGATAACTTTCATTTATACTGCACCGCACCTTAAAGGCAGCCGATTCTTCATCTACAGATTCAATATCGTTGCCTATGCTGATGATTTCCCCGGAGGCAAACCCCCACTGATTGTAATTAAAGGCATCGATCTGATAGGTTATCGATTGCGATTCCCGTATCAGACCAATATCGGTAGGCGCTACATAACATTCTATAAGCAGTTCGGTGTCGGGTGAAATTTCCGCTATGGTTACTCCGGAATTGATATATCCGCCTTCTTCGATACCGGCTACCTTTAGCAGCGTCCCCGAAACGGGAGCCACCAGCACCTGGTTCTCATTATTGGAATTGTACTGATTAAAGTCGGACCCCAGTTCATTTAAGGTATTGCTCAATGAGGTCTGTTCGGATTCCCATTGGTAGTGTTGCTGTGTTTTGTAACTTTCAAGATCGCTCAAAGCCATGTCGTATTCCAGTTTTTTGGCTTCGTATTCTGAATTGGAGATCACTTTCCGCGCATGGAGTTTTTCATGTCTTTCAAAGTCCTTCCGGGCAGTTTCCAGGCGGGTTTTCAACTCTTTGATTTTTTGATTGTATTCCATATAACTCGCCCTGTATTTCGGAGAGGAAAGCTGGGAAGCCGCTACGGAACGACCGCTTGTGAGCAATGACAGGTCGTGCACAAACCTTCTGTTATCCCCGATCTGCTGGCGATACAGTGATAATTTGTCACTAATTTGTTCATTATTGAGAATGAGCAGGGTATCCCCTGCTTCCACCTTTTGATTATTGACCATGTTCTTATAAGCTACCTTGCCCGAATTGATCAGGGTAAGTACCGTACGTTCATTTTCGGGCTTTATGATCCCTCTGGATGTCGTATACACATCCACATAAATAAAGGGAAGGGCAATAAGTGCCGCCAAAACACCCAACAATACGAGCGTATATATTATTTTGCTCCGGTTGCGAAGTTTAAAATGATGAGCCTCGACAGTACTGTCAATTATTTCTTTGGGGAAGATTTCCATAAAGCACATTGAGATTTTGAAGTATAAAAATAGGCAAATTATCGATAAAATGCCTAATCCAAACGATAAATTACTGTAAATATGTCGCGTATCGAGAATTGAAAAGTAAGAAAAATTACTGTAAAACAGCTGTATAGACAGTATTTCATATCAATGATCATCTCCGCTCCTCCATTTCGGTTCACAGACACACGAGGGTACAAAAAAAGAGGAATGCCCTGAAGCATTCCTCTATAAAATACTCAAATACAGTATTATAACAATTACACTACTCCTTGTGCGAGCATGGCATCCGCCACTTTTACAAAGCCGGCAATGTTGGCTCCCCTGACATAGTCGGTATATCCGTCTTTTTCCTTACCATATTGAATGCATGAATTGTGAATGTCCAGCATAATCTTTTTCAACCTTTCGTCCACTTCTTCGCGGGTCCAGCCCACTCTCAGTGAATTCTGGGACATTTCCAGCCCGGAAGTGGCCACACCTCCTGCATTGGAGGCTTTTCCGGGTGCAAACAGTATCCTGGACTTATGGAATACTTCAACCGCACCGGGAGTTGAAGGCATATTAGCGCCTTCGGCCACACAGATACATCCGTTCTTCACCAACATTTGTGCATCCTTGTCGTTCAGTTCATTTTGCGTAGCACAGGGCAAGGCTATGTCGCACTGCTCCCCCCAGGGTTTTTTTCCGCTTATATACCTGGCCTTCGGATATTTGTCCAGATATTCCTTTATTCTTACTCTTTTTACGTTTTTCAGTTCCATCACATGGGCAAGCTTTTCTTCATCGATACCGTCTTCATCATAAATATATCCGGATGAATCGGAAAGGGTAAGCACTTTTGCCCCGAGCACGACGGCTTTTTCCGCAGCATACTGGGCCACGTTTCCTGAACCCGAGATCACCACCCGTTTTCCTTCAAAAGATTCACCTTTGGTCTTCAGCATACTTTCGGCAAAGTATACGGTGCCATAGCCCGTGGCTTCGGGGCGGATAAGCGAGCCTCCCCAGGAAAGGCCTTTCCCGGTAAGCACTCCGGTAAACTCATTCTTCAGTTTTTTGTACTGCCCGAACATAAAGCCTATTTCCCTGGCGCCTACTCCCATATCCCCGGCGGGAATATCCGTATTGGGACCTATATGACGGAACAGTTCTGCCATAAAAGCATGGCAAAAACGCATCATCTCATTCTCCGATTTTCCTTTGGGGTCAAAATCGGAACCTCCTTTTCCTCCGCCCATCGGCAAGGTGGTAAGACTGTTCTTGAAAACCTGTTCGAAAGCGAGGAACTTCAGTATACTCAGGTTTACCGAAGGGTGAAAACGAAGCCCACCCTTGTAAGGACCTATGGCCGAGTTCATTTCCACACGAAATCCGCGGTTAACCTGTATCTCCCCCTTGTCATCGACCCAGGGTACCCTGAACATAATAACCCTTTCCGGTTCTGCCATTCGCAGCAGGATGTTCTTTCCGTAATATATATCGTGTTCCTTAATATACGGAATCACTGTTTCTGCAACCTCCCTTACGGCTTGCATAAATTCCGGTTCGTGGAGATTTCGCTGTTCAACAAGTGCTAAAAATTCGTCGACTGTTTGTTTCATAAGTGTGTTGTATCAAAAAAATGGTATGTATTTAAAAATCCTCAAAATATCGGCACAAATATACGATATAGGCAAAGTATAGCCTTTATTTTTTCAAATTATTAACGATGGCTTAATCCAATGCCTGCCGCAAGTCTTCCAGGAGGTCTTCTTTATCCTCGATCCCTACGCTCAACCGTATAAGCGAATCCACCACTCCCGAGCGTTCCCTTTCTTCTTTGGGTATACTGGCATGGGTCATACTCGCCGGATGCCCGGCCAGTGACTCCACTCCTCCCAGGGATTCTGCCAGGGTAAACACCTTCAACCTTTCTACCACACGAATGGCCTTTTCAAAATCATTCCCCCGGGTTACAAAGGAGACCATTCCCCCGAAATCGCGCATCTGCCGCTTTGCAATATCGTGATTGGGATGGTTTTCCAGCCCCGGCCAGTACACTTTTTCCACCAACGGGTGATCTGCGAGAAAAAGGGCTACTTCCCTGCCGTTCTCACAATGCCGTTGCATCCTGACATGCAGGGTCTTAATTCCCCTGAGTACAAGAAAACTGTCCATAGGACCGCAAATGGCCCCGCTTGCATTCTGGATAAAGCGGAGTTTTTCTGCCAGTTCCTTAGCTTTCACCACCAGGGCACCCATTACCACATCGCTGTGTCCGCCGAGATATTTGGTGGCAGAATGCATTACAATATCCGCCCCGAGATCAAGAGGCTGCTGTAAATAAGGTGTGGCAAAAGTATTGTCTACGGCAAAAAGTAAACGGTGCTTCTTTGCTATGGCCGCAATCTTTTCCAGGTCAATAATATTCATCATGGGGTTGGTAGGGGTTTCGACCCAGATAAGCCTGGTGGCCGGAGAAATATAGTTTTCCGTATTACCGGCATCGTTCATCTCCACAAACCTGAATTTTATCCCGAAATCTTCATAGATCCCGGTAAAAAGCCGGTAGGTACCGCCGTACAGGTCGTTTGTAACAATCACCTCATCACCGGGTTTTAACAACTTCAGCACGGCATCTATAGCAGCCAGCCCACTGCCGAATGCCAGTCCGTATTCCCCGTTCTCTATACTGGCCAGGGCATTTTCAAGGGCTGTTCGCGTAGGATTGTGTGTCCTCGAATATTCATAGCCCTTGTGTCCTCCCGGCGTGGTTTGCGCATATGTCGAGGTTTGATATATAGGGGGCATAACGGCGCCATATGCCTTGTCGTATTCCTGTCCGCCGTGAATAGTCTTGGTATTGAATTTCATATGTTTCGGGTTTTCGTAGCTAAAGACCGGGGGCAATACCAACAAATACCGGATATATCGCCCGCCGTACTACACAAAAATAGCCATTTACTTTTTCCCATTCGCAATAAAGAAGTATCTTTAGCTGATTATTCCGTATATACATCATTTTTGTATAAAACGTCCTGAACACTAAAAGACCCAGACAAAAGAAATTTCTAACAATTCAACCGGATAAAATGAACGTGAAAAATTTCAACCCCTCCATGCGATGCCTTCCATTCATCCTGATACTTATCTTCACGGGCTGTGTCGACACAGATGAGCTCTCATACACCGCTCACAAGATCGTTACCGACTCCGGTGATTGTGAAAAAAATCCCTGTGCCAAGGTTAAAGTAAATTTCCCCACGGCAACAGCCACTACAGATATTGCCGATAAAATAAATAATATCATTGACGAGAGGATCATCAGCTATTTTATACTCGACCCGGATGCCAAAAAGGAAGAGACCATAGAAGATGCCATAGCGAACTTTAAAAGCGAGTACCTGAAAGACAAGGAAATGCAACCGGATTTTGCTTTCGGTTACGAAGCGGATATCCAGGGAGAAGTGCTCTACAAGGGTGAGAACTTACACAGTATTGCATTTTCCGCATTTATGTATATGGGAGGGGCACACGGTTATTCCAGCCTTACCTATCTCAACCTCGATCCCAAAACCGGCAAAGAATACCAGAATGCCGATTTATTCAAGAATATGGCGGATTTTAAAAAAATGGCCGAACAAAAATTCCGGAAACAGGAAAATATCCCGGCAAATTCCAACATCAACAGCACCGGCTTCTGGTTTGAAGACGACACTTATCAGCTTCCGGAAAATATCGGCTTTACCAAGGACAATATTATCCTGCACTACAACGCCTATGATATCAGTTCATATGCCGAAGGCGGAAAAACCCTGGAGATCCCCCTGGAGGAAGTAAAACAGTACCTGGCTATCCTCTGACAGCCCGTTTAAGTGCCAGTATGTACCCGAGGTGCAATCCTTCGTGCATGTTGTTATAAGCAATGGCGCCGTGTATATCGGTCAGGGTAACATTCATGCTTGTAGTGTAGGTATGGAATTCCGTAAAGATCCCCTTTTCGTAGTCTTCCCTGAATTTAGCAGCATTACCGAGGAATTTTTCCCTGAAATATCGTAATTCTTCTGCGGTCATGGGGCGCTCCCGATCGGGGGCAGTACCTTTTTTATAACGATCTATGACGGCATCGTCAATAGTACAGGGAAGCCCCGAAAGCCTGTAACACAAAATCTGCTGGGAGACTACCAGGTGGGCAAGATTCCAGGCTATATTGTTGTTGAATCCCCCGGGGATTCTGTTCATCTGCTCCAGAGACAATTCTTCTATGGATTTGACAACAATGTCCCGGGTACGTTCTAAAACATCAAACTGTTGGTCTGTCATAACATATTTTTCTTCAAAGCTAATTATTTCAAAGCATTCGGCCGCTTGGCATTATAGAAAAGTTATGGCTATTTTTGCAAAAACCATTCTTTATGAACAAAGTATATTACCTGAGTACCTGCGACACTTGTAAACGCATCATCAAACAACTTCAGCTACCGGGAAATTTTGTATTCCAGGACATAAAACCGGAACCCGTTACAGTGAAACAACTGGAAGAAATGAAAGTGCTGTCCGGCTCTTACGAAAGCCTTTTCAGCAGGAGGGCAAAACTGTATAAGGAGCGAAACCTCGCCTCGGAAAATCTTACGGAAGAGGATTATAAACAACTTATACTGGAACACTACACCTTCCTCAAAAGGCCGGTGATCATTGTAAACGGGGGAATATTTACAGGAAACAGTAAAAAAACCGTTGAAGCGGCTGCCAAGGCGGTCGCCGCATTATAAATTAAAAATCCCTTGTTGAGATGCATGGCCGTGCGTCTCAAACGTGCAGGCCATGCATCTCAACAGGGAGTATATTTATTACAGTTCCAATGCCTTTTTGACATTTCCGTCCATAAGCAGTTCTTCCGGGCTTTCCAGGGCCTCTTTTATGGCCACGAGGAAACCTACGGATTCCTTTCCGTCTATGATCCTGTGATCATAAGACAGTGCCACATACATCATGGGGTGTATTTCTACTTTTCCTTCCACGGCAATAGGACGTTCTATGATATTGTGCATTCCAAGGATACCGGATTGCGGAGGATTGATGATCGGAGTGGACAGCATACTCCCGAAAACCCCTCCGTTGGAAATGGTGAAAGTCCCACCAGTCATTTCATCTACAGTAATCTTTCCGTCGCGGGCACGGATGGCCAGGCGTTTAATTTCAGATTCAACACCCCTGAAGCTAAGGTTTTCAGCATTACGAACTACCGGCACCATCAATCCCTTGGGACCGGATACGGCTACGGAAATATCACAGAAATCATAGCTTATCTTGTAATCACCGTCCATCATGGAATTTACATCCGGGTATAGCTGCAGAGCCCTTACCACAGCCTTTGTGAAGAAGCTCATAAACCCGAGGCTCACCCCGTGCTTGGCCTTGAATTCTTCTTTGTACTGACTTCGGAGTTTAAAGATAGGGGTCATGTTCACTTCGTTGAACGTAGTGAGCATGGCTGTTTCGTTCTTTGCCGAAACCAGGCGCTCTGCCACTTTTCTCCGGAGCATGGACAGTTTTTTGCGCTCCTGTCCCCTGCTTCCCGGGCCGGGTGTTCCCATTGACGGCACGGCCTTTACCGCATCGTCCTTGGTAATACGGCCATCTTTTCCGGTGCCTTTTACCTCATTTGCCGCAATTCCTTTTTCGTCCAGTATTTTCTTTGCTGCTGGAGAAGCGGTCCCCGTGGCATAAGTTTCCTTTTTTTCAGCCTGTGCAGGTTGCGCAGCAGGTTGGGGCGCTTCTTTCGGAGCCTCTTCTTCCTTCTTTTCTGACTTTTCTTCAGCTGCCCCTCCTTCCGGCTTGGCCACACCGGTATCTATCAAACAAACTACTTCGCCCACGGCAACGGCGTCGCCTTCTTCCGCCTTCAGGGTAATGGTACCACTGGCCTCGGCAGGAAGCTCCAGGGTTGCTTTATCCGAATCCACTTCAGCAATGGCCTGATCTTTCTCTACATAATCTCCGTCAGAAACCAGCCATTCGGCTATTTCTACTTCCGTAATAGATTCCCCCGGCGAAGGAACTTTCATTTCTAAAATCATTGTGCTATAATTTTATTGGTCGTATTCTTTATTTTCTCTTGTTTTTTTATTGCTACTGCTACAGTCTGGTATGGTATCTGATACCCCGGTCCCGCGGAGGCACACGGCCTACACATTTGAGACGCACGGCCGTGCGTCTCTGCCAATCTATCCGGGTAACAGACTTTTAATGCCCATACCCGCCATTCTTGGCCCGGTAATCCCGGATGTTGTTGTCTTTGGTCTTGTCAAAAACATATTCTATCACTTCTTCGTGGCGTTTTTTGGACCTTACGGCACTTCCCGCCGCCGGAGAAGAATAAAACCTTCTCGAACATACCCGGAAACTCCTGGCATCTTCCAGGTGCATCAGCAAATGACTCCATGCTCCCATGTTCCGGGGCTCTTCCTGTGCCCAGACTACCTCTTCGGCATTCTTATAGCTGTTTATCACTTCTTTTATTTCATCCGAAGGCAAAGGGAACAGTTGTTCCAGCCTGACAAGGGCCACTTCTTTTTCCTTGCCTTTTTTCTCCCGGGCATCCAGCAGGTCGTAATAGAATTTACCGGTACAGAACACTACCGATTTTACATCCTTGTTCTTTACGGTCTCATCATCAATCACCGGCTGGAAAGTACCTTCGGCAAGATCACTTACTTTGGACACCGCCCTGGGGTGACGCAATAGGCTTTTTGGCGTAAACACAATGAGCGGTTTCTTGAAATTGACTTTCATCTGCCTTCGCAACAGGTGATAAAAGTTGGCCGGAGTGGTACAGTCGGCCACATACATATTATCCTTGGCGCAAAGTTGCAGGTAGCGTTCCATACGGCC contains the following coding sequences:
- a CDS encoding arsenate reductase family protein gives rise to the protein MNKVYYLSTCDTCKRIIKQLQLPGNFVFQDIKPEPVTVKQLEEMKVLSGSYESLFSRRAKLYKERNLASENLTEEDYKQLILEHYTFLKRPVIIVNGGIFTGNSKKTVEAAAKAVAAL
- the odhB gene encoding 2-oxoglutarate dehydrogenase complex dihydrolipoyllysine-residue succinyltransferase — translated: MILEMKVPSPGESITEVEIAEWLVSDGDYVEKDQAIAEVDSDKATLELPAEASGTITLKAEEGDAVAVGEVVCLIDTGVAKPEGGAAEEKSEKKEEEAPKEAPQPAAQPAQAEKKETYATGTASPAAKKILDEKGIAANEVKGTGKDGRITKDDAVKAVPSMGTPGPGSRGQERKKLSMLRRKVAERLVSAKNETAMLTTFNEVNMTPIFKLRSQYKEEFKAKHGVSLGFMSFFTKAVVRALQLYPDVNSMMDGDYKISYDFCDISVAVSGPKGLMVPVVRNAENLSFRGVESEIKRLAIRARDGKITVDEMTGGTFTISNGGVFGSMLSTPIINPPQSGILGMHNIIERPIAVEGKVEIHPMMYVALSYDHRIIDGKESVGFLVAIKEALESPEELLMDGNVKKALEL